The following proteins are encoded in a genomic region of Zea mays cultivar B73 chromosome 9, Zm-B73-REFERENCE-NAM-5.0, whole genome shotgun sequence:
- the LOC100283261 gene encoding MRS2-10 gives MAAAAGDSVKQPLLHRAYPSHAASASSPALPSVPPGGGGRRFPGGLDVPNLKKRGGGTRSWIRVEAATASVQTLEIDKATMMRRCELPARDLRLLDPLFVYPSTVLGRERAIVVNLEQIRCVITADEVLLLNSLDSYVLQYAAELQRRLLQRAEGDELPFEFRALELALEAACSFLDAQAAELEIEAYPLLDELTSKISTLNLERARRLKSRLVALTRRVQKVRDEIEQLMDDDGDMAEMYLTEKKMRMESSVFGDQSLLGYNSAGAVGASVSAPVSPVSSPTESRKLEKSFSLCRSRHDSTKGSDNTMTEHIQELEMLLEAYFVVIDSTLNKLTSLKEYIDDTEDFINIQLDNVRNQLIQFELLLTTATFVVAIFGVVAGIFGMNFETSVFEIENAFQWVLVITSVTGVFIFCSFLWFFKYKRLMPL, from the exons ATGGCGGCCGCCGCCGGGGACTCCGTCAAGCAGCCGCTCCTCCACCGCGCGTACCCGTCCCACGCCGCGTCGGCCTCCTCGCCGGCCCTCCCGTCCGTTCCCCCGGGGGGCGGGGGCCGCCGCTTCCCAGGGGGCCTCGACGTGCCCAACCTGAAGAAGCGCGGCGGCGGCACGCGCAGCTGGATCCGCGTCGAGGCCGCCACGGCCTCCGTGCAGACGCTGGAGATCGACAAGGCCACCATGATGCGGCGCTGCGAGCTCCCCGCGCGCGACCTCCGCCTGCTCGACCCGCTCTTCGTGTACCCGTCCACGGTCCTGGGCCGCGAGCGCGCAATCGTCGTCAACCTCGAGCAGATCAGGTGcgtcatcaccgccgacgaggtgCTCCTGCTCAACTCCCTCGACAGCTACGTCCTCCAGTATGCCGCCGAGCTCCAGCGCCGCCTGCTCCAGCGCGCGGAGGGCGACGAGCTACCCTTCGAATTCCGAGCGCTCGAGCTCGCCCTCGAGGCCGCATGCTCCTTCCTCGATGCACAG GCTGCGGAATTGGAGATTGAAGCATATCCATTACTGGATGAACTGACATCCAAAATCAGTACTCTCAATTTGGAACGTGCCCGGCGATTAAAAAGTAGACTAGTTGCATTGACCAGAAGAGTTCAAAAA GTCAGAGATGAAATAGAACAACTAATGGATGATGATGGTGATATGGCTGAGATGTATCTCACCGAAAAAAAGATGAGGATGGAATCATCTGTCTTTGGTGACCAGTCTTTGTTGGGCTACAATTCAGCAGGCGCTGTTGGGGCTTCAGTTTCAGCTCCTGTATCTCCAGTCTCATCGCCTACAGAATCACGAAAACTGGAGAAATCTTTCAGTTTGTGTAGAAGTAGGCATGACAGTACGAAGGGCTCAGATAACACAATGACAGAGCATATCCAGGAGCTGGAGATGTTACTGGAAGCTTATTTTGTTGTTATCGACAGCACTCTGAACAAGCTGACATCG CTTAAAGAGTACATCGATGACACTGAAGACTTCATCAACATTCAGCTG GACAATGTGCGGAACCAGCTGATCCAGTTTGAATTGCTGCTAACGACCGCAACATTTGTTGTGGCCATTTTCGGAGTGGTTGCTGGGATATTCGGGATGAACTTTGAGACATCAGTTTTCGAAATAGAGAATGCATTCCAGTGGGTCCTTGTAATTACTTCAGTGACCGGCGTTTTCATCTTCTGCTCCTTTCTTTGGTTCTTCAAGTACAAGAGATTGATGCCTTTGTAG
- the LOC100279138 gene encoding uncharacterized protein LOC100279138: MWPEKMYAWASMAEDPLKRAGSASAHPSSPLRRYSPTTLAVGGLIVVGGLSYVMFGSKKNGRDQQASRA, encoded by the coding sequence ATGTGGCCGGAGAAGATGTACGCGTGGGCGTCCATGGCAGAAGACCCGCTCAAGCGCGCGGGGTCGGCATCGGCGCATCCGTCGAGCCCTCTACGGCGCTACAGCCCAACGACGCTGGCGGTCGGCGGCCTCATCGTCGTTGGCGGCCTCAGCTACGTCATGTTCGGGAGCAAGAAGAACGGGCGCGACCAGCAGGCCAGCCGAGCTTAG
- the LOC100383626 gene encoding Transmembrane 9 superfamily member 8 precursor, translating to MATNSAVIVLLLVAAAVLACAGGARGFYLPGVAPAGFLKKDPLAVKVNQLSSIKTQLPYSYYSLPFCRPGTIVDSAENLGEVLRGDRIENSLYVFEMMEPRLCQIVCKIAPTQDEAKDLKEKIEDEYRINMILDNLPLVVPIKRLDQEAPTVYQQGVHIGIKGQYSGSKEEKHFIHNHFTFLVKYHKDDTGLARIVAFEVKPYSIKHEFDGDWKGNATLLKTCDPHSRRLVVDSDSPQEVDANKEIIFTYDINFEESPIKWASRWDTYLLMADDQIHWFSIVNSLMIVLFLSGMVAMIMLRTLYRDISKYNQLEDQEDAQEETGWKLVHGDVFRPPVNADLLCVYVGTGVQFLGMLLVTLLFAILGLLSPANRGGLMTAMLLLWVFMGLFAGYASSRLYRMFKGSQWKNVTIKTALMFPGIVFAIFLVLNALIWGEKSSGAVPFTTMFALVLLWFGISVPLVFIGSYLGFKKPAMEDPVRTNKIARPIPEQPWYMNPVVSVLIGGILPFGAVFIELFFILTSIWLHQFYYIFGFLFLVFVILILTCAEIAIVLCYFQLCGEDYQWWWRSYLTSGSSALYLFLYATFYFFTKLEITKTVSGVLYFGYMLIASYAFFVLTGTIGFYACFWFTRLIYSSVKID from the exons ATGGCGACGAACAGCGCGGTGATTGTGCTCctcctcgtcgctgctgccgtacTCGCCTGCGCGGGCGGTGCGCGCGGGTTCTACCTCCCGGGCGTCGCCCCCGCCGGTTTCCTCAAG AAGGACCCGCTCGCCGTGAAGGTGAATCAGCTGAGCTCCATCAAGACGCAGCTGCCCTACTCCTACTACTCCCTCCCCTTCTGCAGGCCGGGCACAATCGTCGATAGCGCCGAGAACCTTGGCGAGGTGCTCCGCGGCGACCGCATCGAGAATTCACTCTACGTG TTCGAGATGATGGAGCCTAGGCTGTGCCAGATCGTGTGCAAGATTGCTCCAACCCAAGATGAAGCGAAGGATCTGAAGGAGAAAATTGAGGATGAGTACCGCATAAACAT GATCCTTGACAACCTTCCTTTGGTCGTCCCAATTAAGAGATTGGATCAAGAGGCACCTACTGTATACCAGCAAGGCGTGCATATCGGCATCAAGGGACAGTACTCAGGG AGCAAGGAAGAGAAGCATTTCATTCACAACCACTTCAcatttctggtgaagtatcacaaGGATGACACAGGTCTTGCCAGGATTGTTGCCTTTGAGGTTAAACCATACAG TATTAAGCACGAATTTGATGGCGACTGGAAGGGGAATGCTACACTCCTTAAAACCTGTGACCCACACTCAAGACGCCTTGTCGTAGACTCTGATTCACCTCAAGAAGTAGATGCCAACAAAGAGATCATTTTCACCTATGATATTAACTTTGAG GAAAGTCCTATCAAGTGGGCATCACGCTGGGACACCTACCTTCTGATGGCAGACGACCAAATCCATTGGTTTTCTATTGTCAATTCACTGATGATAGTCCTCTTCCTCTCTGGGATGGTTGCCATGATCATGCTCCGAACTCTTTACCGCGACATCTCCAAGTACAACCAGTTAGAGGACCAGGAGGACGCCCAGGAGGAGACAGGATGGAAGCTTGTCCATGGAGATGTGTTCAGGCCTCCTGTCAATGCTGACCTGCTGTGCGTATATGTCGGTACAGGCGTACAGTTCTTAGGAATGCTGCTTGTCACCTTGCTGTTTGCCATCCTCGGCCTCCTTTCACCTGCGAATCGCGGAGGGCTCATGACAGCAATGCTCCTCCTCTGGGTCTTCATGGGGCTGTTTGCAGGGTACGCCTCCTCGCGGCTTTACAGGATGTTCAAGGGCTCGCAGTGGAAGAATGTCACCATCAAGACCGCGCTGATGTTCCCTGGCATCGTGTTTGCAATTTTCTTGGTCCTGAATGCACTCATCTGGGGCGAGAAATCCTCAGGCGCCGTGCCATTCACCACCATGTTTGCTCTGGTACTCCTCTGGTTCGGCATCTCCGTGCCATTGGTCTTTATCGGCAGCTACCTCGGCTTCAAGAAACCTGCCATGGAGGACCCAGTGAGGACAAACAAGATAGCacggccaataccggagcagccaTGGTACATGAACCCGGTCGTCTCGGTGCTGATCGGAGGCATCCTGCCCTTCGGCGCAGTGTTCATCGAGCTCTTCTTCATCCTGACATCGATCTGGCTGCACCAGTTCTACTACATCTTTGGGTTTCTGTTCCTGGTCTTTGTCATCCTTATCCTGACCTGTGCAGAGATCGCCATCGTGCTCTGCTACTTCCAGCTCTGCGGCGAGGACTACCAGTGGTGGTGGAGATCCTACCTGACGTCTGGCTCGTCAGCGCTGTACCTCTTCCTCTACGCCACGTTCTACTTCTTCACCAAGCTGGAAATAACGAAGACCGTCTCCGGCGTCCTATACTTTGGCTACATGCTCATTGCCTCCTACGCCTTCTTTGTGCTCACCGGCACCATTGGCTTCTACGCCTGCTTCTGGTTCACCAGGCTCATCTACTCTTCGGTTAAGATCGACTAG